The Rhodopseudomonas palustris genome window below encodes:
- the secY gene encoding preprotein translocase subunit SecY codes for MVSAAEQLAANLNFSALGKAEELKKRIWFTLGALLVYRFGTYIPLPGIDPNVWEQVFRQQAGGILGMFNMFAGGGIHRMAIFALNIMPYISASIIVQLLTTVSPQLEALKKEGESGRKTLNQYTRYLTVILALFQSYGIAVGLEGAGNVVSDPGMFFRLSTTITLTGGTMFLMWLGEQITSRGIGNGISLIILAGIVAELPSALANMLELGRQGALSTGLILVVLVMAVVVIAFIVFMERAQRRLLIQYPKRQVGNKMFEGQSSHLPLKLNTSGVIPPIFASSLLLLPTTIANFNAGSGPEWFQWIVTQFGHGRPLFLLFYIGMIVFFAFFYTAIVFNPTETADNLKKHGGFIPGIRPGERTAEYIDYVLSRITVVGAIYLAIVCLIPEIMISYASVPFYFGGTSLLIVVSVTMDTVAQVQGYLLAHQYEGLIKKSKLRGRKK; via the coding sequence ATGGTCTCAGCAGCTGAACAACTAGCGGCAAACCTCAACTTCTCGGCGCTTGGTAAAGCCGAAGAGCTGAAGAAGCGGATCTGGTTCACGCTCGGCGCGCTGCTGGTGTACCGCTTCGGCACGTACATCCCGCTGCCGGGAATTGATCCGAACGTGTGGGAGCAGGTGTTCCGCCAGCAGGCTGGCGGCATCCTCGGCATGTTCAATATGTTCGCCGGCGGCGGCATCCACCGCATGGCGATCTTCGCGCTCAACATCATGCCGTACATTTCGGCATCGATCATCGTGCAGCTGCTGACCACCGTGTCGCCGCAGCTCGAAGCGCTGAAGAAGGAAGGCGAGAGCGGCCGTAAGACGCTCAATCAATACACCCGCTACCTCACCGTGATCCTGGCGCTGTTCCAGTCCTACGGCATCGCCGTCGGCCTCGAAGGCGCGGGCAATGTGGTGTCCGACCCGGGCATGTTCTTCCGGCTGTCGACCACTATCACGCTGACCGGCGGCACCATGTTCCTGATGTGGCTGGGTGAACAGATCACCTCGCGCGGCATCGGCAACGGCATTTCGCTGATCATTCTGGCCGGCATCGTCGCCGAGCTGCCGTCGGCGCTCGCCAACATGCTCGAGCTCGGCCGTCAGGGCGCGCTGTCGACCGGCCTGATCCTGGTCGTGCTGGTGATGGCCGTCGTCGTGATCGCCTTCATCGTGTTCATGGAGCGTGCCCAGCGCCGGCTGCTGATCCAGTATCCGAAGCGCCAGGTCGGCAATAAGATGTTCGAGGGCCAGTCCTCGCATCTGCCGCTGAAGCTCAACACCTCGGGCGTGATTCCGCCGATCTTCGCGTCGTCGCTGCTGCTGCTGCCGACCACGATCGCGAACTTCAACGCCGGCAGCGGGCCGGAGTGGTTCCAGTGGATCGTGACCCAGTTCGGTCACGGCCGGCCGCTGTTCTTGCTGTTCTACATCGGCATGATCGTGTTCTTCGCGTTCTTCTATACCGCGATCGTGTTCAACCCGACCGAGACCGCGGACAATCTGAAGAAGCACGGCGGCTTCATCCCGGGCATCCGGCCGGGCGAGCGCACCGCCGAGTACATCGACTACGTGCTGTCGCGCATCACCGTGGTCGGTGCGATCTACCTGGCGATCGTCTGCTTGATCCCGGAGATCATGATTTCCTACGCCTCGGTCCCGTTCTATTTCGGCGGAACTTCGCTTCTGATCGTCGTCAGCGTGACGATGGATACGGTGGCGCAGGTGCAAGGCTATCTGCTGGCCCACCAGTATGAAGGCCTGATCAAGAAGTCGAAGTTGCGGGGGCGCAAGAAATGA
- the rplO gene encoding 50S ribosomal protein L15, protein MKLSEIADNVGSRKKRMRIGRGIGSGKGKTGGRGGKGQTARSGVRIKGFEGGQMPLHRRLPKRGFNNIFALEFAEVNLDRLQEAVDAKAIDAGKVVDAAALVEAGVLRRAKDGVRLLGRGELTAKLNIEVHGATKSAIAAVEKAGGSVKILAPKAEEGEAA, encoded by the coding sequence ATGAAGCTCAGCGAGATCGCCGACAACGTCGGTTCGCGCAAGAAGCGCATGCGGATCGGCCGCGGCATCGGTTCGGGCAAGGGCAAGACCGGCGGCCGTGGCGGCAAGGGCCAGACCGCGCGTTCGGGCGTGCGCATCAAGGGCTTCGAAGGCGGTCAGATGCCGCTGCATCGTCGCCTGCCGAAGCGCGGCTTCAACAACATCTTCGCGCTCGAATTCGCCGAAGTGAATCTCGACCGCCTCCAGGAGGCCGTCGATGCCAAGGCGATCGACGCCGGCAAGGTGGTCGACGCTGCGGCGCTGGTCGAGGCGGGCGTTCTGCGTCGCGCCAAGGACGGCGTCCGTCTGCTCGGCCGCGGTGAGCTCACCGCGAAGCTGAACATCGAAGTGCACGGTGCGACCAAGTCGGCGATCGCCGCGGTCGAAAAGGCCGGCGGTTCGGTGAAGATCCTCGCCCCGAAGGCGGAAGAAGGCGAGGCAGCGTAA
- the rpmD gene encoding 50S ribosomal protein L30 has translation MAKAANMIKVEQIGSPIRRHHSQRETLIGLKLNKIGRVAELQDTPEVRGMIGKVQHLVRVVDEK, from the coding sequence ATGGCCAAGGCCGCAAACATGATCAAGGTCGAGCAGATCGGCAGCCCGATTCGGCGCCATCACTCGCAGCGCGAGACGCTGATCGGCCTGAAGCTGAACAAGATCGGCCGCGTCGCCGAACTGCAGGACACCCCTGAAGTTCGCGGCATGATCGGCAAGGTGCAACACCTCGTCCGCGTCGTCGACGAGAAGTAA
- the rpsE gene encoding 30S ribosomal protein S5, translated as MAAERERGGRERSREREERDSEFVDKLVHINRVAKVVKGGKRFGFAALVVVGDQKGRVGFGHGKAREVPEAIRKATESAKRNLTRVALREGRTLHHDIAGRHGAGRVYLRAAPAGTGIIAGGPMRAVFETLGIADVVAKSVGSSNPYNMVRATFDALKHLDSPRSVAARRNIKVSTLQARRVGGDAEVVAE; from the coding sequence ATGGCAGCTGAACGCGAACGCGGCGGACGCGAACGGAGCAGGGAGCGCGAGGAGCGCGACAGCGAGTTCGTCGACAAGCTCGTCCACATCAACCGTGTGGCGAAGGTGGTGAAGGGCGGCAAGCGCTTCGGCTTCGCTGCGCTGGTCGTGGTCGGCGATCAGAAGGGCCGGGTCGGCTTTGGCCACGGCAAGGCGCGCGAAGTGCCGGAAGCGATCCGCAAGGCCACCGAGTCGGCGAAGCGCAACCTGACCCGCGTCGCGCTGCGCGAGGGCCGCACCCTGCATCACGACATTGCCGGCCGTCACGGCGCTGGCCGCGTCTATCTCCGCGCCGCCCCGGCCGGTACCGGCATCATCGCCGGCGGTCCGATGCGTGCGGTGTTCGAGACCCTCGGCATCGCCGACGTGGTCGCGAAGTCGGTCGGTTCGTCGAACCCCTACAACATGGTTCGCGCCACCTTCGACGCGCTGAAGCACCTCGACTCGCCGCGTTCGGTTGCCGCGCGCCGCAACATCAAGGTTTCCACTCTGCAGGCCCGCCGCGTCGGTGGCGATGCCGAAGTGGTGGCCGAATAA
- the rplR gene encoding 50S ribosomal protein L18, with protein sequence MSKMKVTNARRTNRVRTALRRTANGRPRLSVFRSSKHIYAQVIDDAKGETLASASSLEKTMREAGNTGANIDAAKAVGKLVAERAVEKGVKEVVFDRGGYLYHGRVKALADAARESGLSF encoded by the coding sequence ATGTCGAAGATGAAGGTTACGAATGCCCGGCGCACCAACCGGGTCCGGACTGCGCTGCGGCGCACCGCCAACGGCCGTCCGCGGTTGTCGGTGTTTCGCTCGTCCAAGCACATCTATGCCCAGGTGATCGACGACGCCAAGGGCGAGACGCTCGCTTCGGCCTCGTCGCTGGAGAAGACGATGCGCGAGGCCGGCAACACCGGCGCGAACATCGACGCCGCCAAGGCCGTCGGCAAGCTGGTTGCCGAGCGTGCGGTGGAGAAGGGCGTCAAGGAAGTCGTGTTCGACCGCGGCGGCTATCTGTATCACGGGCGCGTCAAGGCCCTGGCAGATGCGGCCCGCGAGAGCGGCCTGAGCTTCTAA
- the rplF gene encoding 50S ribosomal protein L6 has protein sequence MSRVGKKPVTVPSGVTATVEGQTVKMKGPKGQLQFVVHDDVDVKFEDGAVKVAPRHETNRARALYGTARAQIANLVEGVTKGFEKKLEITGVGYRAAMQGKKLQLALGYSHDVLYDIPEGITITVPKPTEINVAGIDSQKVGQVAAEIRDYRPPEPYKGKGVRYADEFIFRKEGKKK, from the coding sequence ATGTCACGCGTTGGCAAGAAGCCCGTCACGGTCCCGTCTGGGGTGACGGCGACCGTCGAGGGACAGACCGTCAAGATGAAGGGGCCGAAAGGTCAGCTTCAGTTCGTCGTGCACGACGACGTCGACGTGAAGTTCGAGGACGGTGCGGTCAAGGTGGCGCCGCGGCACGAGACCAATCGTGCCCGTGCGCTGTACGGGACGGCTCGCGCTCAGATCGCGAATCTGGTGGAAGGCGTCACCAAGGGCTTCGAGAAGAAGCTCGAGATCACCGGCGTCGGCTATCGCGCGGCGATGCAGGGCAAGAAGCTGCAGCTCGCGCTCGGCTACAGCCACGACGTGCTGTACGACATCCCGGAAGGCATCACCATCACGGTGCCGAAGCCGACCGAGATCAACGTCGCCGGCATTGACTCTCAGAAGGTCGGTCAGGTCGCCGCCGAGATCCGCGACTACCGTCCGCCGGAGCCGTATAAGGGTAAGGGCGTGCGTTACGCCGACGAATTCATCTTCCGCAAGGAAGGCAAGAAGAAGTAA
- the rpsH gene encoding 30S ribosomal protein S8, translating to MSTHDPISDLITRIRNAQMRSKSKVSTPGSKMRANVLDVLKSEGYIRGYATVEHPSGRSELEIELKYFDGEPVIREIERVSRPGRRVYASVKNLPRVNNGLGISVLSTPKGIMADHDARDANVGGEVLFTVF from the coding sequence ATGTCTACGCACGATCCGATCAGCGATCTCATCACCCGCATCCGCAACGCGCAGATGCGCTCCAAGTCCAAGGTTTCGACCCCGGGCTCCAAGATGCGCGCCAACGTTCTCGATGTGCTGAAGTCCGAGGGCTACATCCGCGGCTACGCCACCGTCGAGCATCCGTCGGGCCGCAGCGAGCTCGAGATCGAGCTGAAGTATTTCGACGGCGAGCCGGTGATCCGCGAAATCGAGCGCGTGTCGCGCCCGGGCCGTCGGGTTTACGCCTCGGTGAAGAACTTGCCGCGCGTCAACAACGGCCTCGGCATCTCGGTGCTGTCGACCCCGAAGGGGATCATGGCCGATCACGACGCCCGCGACGCCAATGTCGGCGGCGAGGTTCTGTTCACGGTGTTCTAA
- the rpsN gene encoding 30S ribosomal protein S14, with amino-acid sequence MAKKSAIEKNNRRKKMTKNAAPKRARLKAIIADKSKPMEERFAATLKLAEMPRNSSATRIRNRCDLTGRPRSVYRLNKLSRIAIRDLGSRGLVPGLVKSSW; translated from the coding sequence ATGGCAAAGAAGAGTGCGATCGAGAAGAACAACCGCCGGAAGAAGATGACCAAGAACGCTGCGCCGAAGCGCGCGCGTCTGAAGGCCATCATCGCCGACAAGTCGAAGCCGATGGAAGAGCGCTTCGCGGCCACGCTGAAGCTCGCCGAGATGCCGCGAAACTCGTCGGCGACTCGCATCCGTAACCGCTGCGACCTCACCGGCCGTCCGCGTTCGGTCTATCGTCTCAACAAGCTCAGCCGTATCGCGATCCGCGATCTCGGTTCGCGCGGCCTGGTTCCGGGCCTCGTGAAGTCGAGCTGGTAA
- the rplE gene encoding 50S ribosomal protein L5 yields the protein MAETAYVPRLRTEYDRHIRTQLTEKFGYANVMQVPKLDKVVLNMGVGEAVNDRKKAEQAAADLSLIAGQKAVITYSRVAISTFKLRENQPIGCKVTLRQARMYEFIDRLITVALPRVRDFRGLNPKSFDGRGNYSLGIKEHIIFPEIDFDKTGESWGMDITVCTTARTDDEARALLTAFNFPFRQ from the coding sequence ATGGCTGAGACCGCTTACGTTCCGCGGCTGCGCACGGAATACGACCGCCACATCCGCACCCAGCTGACTGAGAAGTTCGGCTACGCCAACGTCATGCAGGTTCCGAAGCTCGACAAGGTCGTGCTGAACATGGGCGTGGGCGAGGCGGTGAACGACCGCAAGAAGGCCGAGCAGGCGGCGGCGGATCTGTCGCTGATCGCCGGTCAGAAGGCCGTCATCACCTATTCGCGCGTCGCGATTTCGACCTTCAAGCTGCGCGAAAACCAGCCGATCGGCTGCAAGGTGACGCTGCGCCAGGCGCGGATGTACGAGTTCATCGACCGCCTGATCACGGTCGCGCTGCCGCGCGTCCGCGACTTCCGCGGCCTGAACCCGAAGAGCTTCGACGGCCGTGGCAACTATTCGCTCGGCATCAAGGAGCACATCATTTTCCCCGAAATCGACTTCGACAAGACCGGCGAGTCGTGGGGCATGGACATCACGGTGTGCACCACCGCGCGGACCGACGACGAGGCGCGTGCGCTACTCACCGCTTTCAATTTCCCGTTCCGGCAGTGA
- the rplX gene encoding 50S ribosomal protein L24, translating to MAAKIRKGDKVIVLSGRDKGRTGEVFEVRPDAGKALVRGINVVKRHQKQTQTQEGGIISKEAPIDLSNIAIVGKDGKPTRVGFKILADGKKVRVAKRSGAEIDG from the coding sequence ATGGCCGCCAAGATCCGTAAGGGTGACAAGGTGATCGTGCTGAGCGGTCGCGACAAGGGCCGCACCGGCGAGGTGTTTGAAGTCCGTCCGGACGCCGGCAAGGCGCTGGTTCGCGGCATCAACGTGGTCAAGCGTCACCAGAAGCAGACCCAGACCCAGGAAGGCGGCATCATCTCGAAAGAGGCGCCGATCGACCTGTCGAACATCGCGATCGTCGGCAAGGACGGCAAGCCGACCCGCGTCGGATTCAAGATTCTCGCGGACGGCAAGAAGGTCCGCGTTGCCAAGCGTTCGGGAGCAGAGATCGATGGCTGA
- the rplN gene encoding 50S ribosomal protein L14 produces MIQMQTNLDVADNSGARRVMCIKVIGGSKRRYATVGDVIVVSIKEAIPRGKVKKGDVMKAVVVRVRKDIRRADGSVIRFDRNAAVLINNQSEPIGTRIFGPVPRELRAKNHMKIISLAPEVL; encoded by the coding sequence ATGATTCAGATGCAGACCAACCTCGACGTGGCCGACAATTCAGGCGCACGCCGTGTCATGTGCATCAAGGTGATTGGGGGATCCAAGCGCCGGTATGCGACCGTGGGTGACGTCATTGTGGTCTCGATCAAGGAAGCGATTCCGCGGGGCAAGGTGAAGAAGGGCGACGTGATGAAGGCCGTGGTGGTCCGTGTCCGCAAGGACATCCGCCGCGCCGACGGCTCCGTCATCCGTTTCGACCGCAACGCCGCCGTTCTGATCAACAATCAGTCCGAGCCGATCGGCACCCGTATCTTTGGGCCGGTGCCGCGCGAGCTGCGTGCGAAGAACCACATGAAGATCATTTCGCTGGCGCCGGAGGTGCTGTGA
- the rpsQ gene encoding 30S ribosomal protein S17, translating into MPKRTLQGVVVSDKQEKTIVVRVDRRFTHPIYKKTIRRSKNYHAHDENNQFKPGDMVWIEESKPISKLKRWTVVRGEPKKTA; encoded by the coding sequence ATGCCGAAGAGGACCCTGCAGGGCGTGGTCGTCAGCGACAAGCAAGAAAAGACGATCGTGGTGCGCGTCGACCGCCGCTTCACTCACCCGATCTACAAGAAGACCATCCGGCGCTCGAAGAACTACCACGCGCACGACGAGAACAACCAGTTCAAGCCGGGCGACATGGTGTGGATCGAAGAGAGCAAGCCGATCTCCAAGTTGAAGCGCTGGACCGTCGTCCGGGGCGAACCGAAGAAGACCGCCTAA
- the rpmC gene encoding 50S ribosomal protein L29, with product MAEMKTADIRAMSEDQMDDAILSLKKERFNLRFQRATGQLENTSRLREARRDIARIKTIAAQKRAGKTK from the coding sequence ATGGCTGAGATGAAGACTGCCGACATCCGTGCGATGAGCGAAGACCAGATGGACGACGCGATTCTGTCGCTCAAGAAGGAACGCTTCAACCTGCGCTTCCAGCGCGCCACGGGTCAGCTCGAGAACACCTCTCGGCTGCGCGAGGCTCGCCGCGACATCGCTCGCATCAAGACCATCGCCGCGCAGAAGCGCGCCGGCAAGACGAAGTAA
- the rplP gene encoding 50S ribosomal protein L16, translating into MMQPKRTKFRKAHKGRIHGVASSGATLAFGQFGLKAMEPERITARQIEAARRALTRHMKRAGRVWIRVFPDLPVSKKPAEVRMGSGKGSPELWVARVKPGRVMFEIDGVNQQIAREALTLAAAKLPIKTRFVARIAE; encoded by the coding sequence ATGATGCAACCAAAGAGAACCAAGTTCCGTAAGGCGCACAAGGGCCGCATTCACGGCGTTGCGTCCTCGGGCGCGACCCTGGCTTTCGGCCAGTTCGGCCTGAAGGCGATGGAGCCGGAGCGGATCACCGCGCGTCAGATCGAAGCCGCCCGTCGTGCGCTGACCCGTCACATGAAGCGTGCCGGCCGCGTCTGGATCCGCGTGTTCCCCGATCTTCCGGTGTCGAAGAAGCCGGCCGAAGTCCGCATGGGCTCCGGCAAGGGTTCGCCGGAATTGTGGGTCGCGCGCGTCAAGCCGGGCCGGGTGATGTTCGAGATCGACGGCGTCAACCAGCAGATCGCTCGCGAGGCGCTGACCCTGGCCGCCGCCAAGCTGCCGATCAAGACGCGCTTCGTCGCGCGTATCGCGGAGTAA
- the rpsC gene encoding 30S ribosomal protein S3: MGQKINPIGLRLGINRTWDSRWFAGKNEYGKLLHEDVKIREILHKELKQAAVARIVIERPHKKCRVTIHSARPGVVIGKKGADIDKLRKKVADITSSDVVINIVEIRKPELDATLVAESIAQQLERRVAFRRAMKRAVQSAMRLGAEGIRINCSGRLGGAEIARMEWYREGRVPLHTLRADIDYGVATAFTTFGTCGVKVWIFKGEILEHDPMAQDKRMAEGDGGGSSRPRRDAA; this comes from the coding sequence ATGGGTCAAAAGATCAATCCGATCGGGCTGCGGCTGGGTATCAACCGGACGTGGGATTCCCGTTGGTTCGCCGGCAAGAACGAGTACGGCAAGCTGCTGCACGAGGACGTCAAGATCCGCGAGATCCTGCACAAGGAACTGAAGCAGGCGGCGGTCGCGCGTATCGTGATCGAGCGCCCGCACAAGAAGTGCCGCGTGACGATCCACTCGGCGCGTCCCGGCGTGGTGATCGGCAAGAAGGGCGCCGACATCGACAAGCTGCGTAAGAAGGTTGCCGACATCACCTCTTCGGACGTGGTGATCAACATCGTCGAAATCCGCAAGCCCGAGCTCGACGCGACCCTGGTCGCCGAGTCGATCGCGCAGCAGCTCGAGCGCCGCGTTGCGTTCCGCCGCGCGATGAAGCGGGCGGTGCAGTCTGCGATGCGTCTCGGCGCCGAAGGCATCCGGATCAACTGCTCGGGCCGCCTCGGCGGTGCCGAAATCGCCCGTATGGAGTGGTATCGCGAAGGCCGCGTGCCGCTGCACACCCTGCGCGCCGACATCGACTACGGCGTTGCGACCGCGTTCACGACCTTCGGCACCTGCGGCGTCAAGGTCTGGATCTTCAAGGGTGAGATCCTCGAGCACGATCCGATGGCCCAGGACAAGCGCATGGCCGAAGGCGATGGTGGCGGTTCGTCCCGTCCGCGCCGCGACGCCGCCTGA